The window GCGGTACATCCTGTAATCCCAAGTCATGACGGTGTACACGGTGGGCCATTCCGGCCTCCCGTGGGGCGCGTTCGTCGCGCTCCTCACGGAGTTTTCGATCGAGATCGTGGCCGACGTGCGCCGGTTCCCCACGTCGCGGAAACACCCCCAGTTCGCCCGGGAGGCCATGGCTGCCGGGCTCCGTGAGGTCGGGATCCGCTACGAGTGGCTGGGGGAGGAGCTCGGCGGGTACCGAACGGGTGGATATCCCGCGCACATGGAGACCGAGGCGTTCCAGGACGGAATTGCCCGCCTCCTCCGCCTGAGCCGGGAGGGACGGGTGG is drawn from Candidatus Acetothermia bacterium and contains these coding sequences:
- a CDS encoding DUF488 domain-containing protein produces the protein MTVYTVGHSGLPWGAFVALLTEFSIEIVADVRRFPTSRKHPQFAREAMAAGLREVGIRYEWLGEELGGYRTGGYPAHMETEAFQDGIARLLRLSREGRVAVLCAERDPRGCHRRFIAAHLVGRGLSVVHILGPRAIREEPLPLV